CGTCTGTAGCTATATCGTGTGCTGAACGACCTCTAGAACTCCATcatctatatgaaatcggctccccacgatctctactgactcgtccaccatgatccctatcttgTGTGGCATGTGTAAACTGGAACTCATCGGTGAATCAAATATCACCCTGTGACTATCTCATAAACAGTGATCTCCTGTCCTCCAAttcctccctgatcatcagatccatgactactactaccagtatcatcatcactctccctgaTGTCTGAATCTGAGCCAGATAGCTCTTGTACTCTTgagagtggtgcacgtgcaactatttttttttccccccttgtgcccctctatgactgagtttcctgtgattgAGAGGATGGATGTCTTCTTGCAGACTGCCAACCTCGTCTATACGTCTGCCGCTCGAACATCTACGAAGATGTATCGGACATCGAGTCATGTAATGAATGAGTCTCCTGTGTCCCCTCaggctgtggctgatcagctggaacctTATGTGAAACATTTCTTTCTGCCCATTGTCCTGGATCCATCCTGATCTCCCTAGCTACCACACTAGCTGGTCGTGGAGAGAACCCCGACTCATCAAGCTCTGACTCCTGTTGCTGActtgcaagccatccgatgatcggatcgtcgtCCTCGTCAACATAATCATCTAGcatcggatcagtgtacttcagtTGTACTTCCTCCTGAATGCATTTTAGCCTCGATCTCAGATTGTAATGAATATATACAAGATCATTGAGGTATTTTTGTGTCATACGGTTTCTCTGTTTGCTATGCATAAGAGCGAAAATCGATCAATTACGCTCACTGCCACTAGCAGAGATCGTTTTAAAAAGAATACGGACAGTCATACCTCTCAAATGTTCTGCAGACATTCCAAAATaaatccaccattcagctgcaaaagcaaaattacatatcaaattttatgatattattaaataaaattacatatcaatctatgctgctcattattgatatgtaatttatctggattcatctgctttttgcttacaacagctgatgggactccaaagctgtctgatccctctctaaactgtttcatctataaaaaaaaatatttattaaatttataaatatatcattgagtacagatcgaattcagttgaataatcataTCTGTTTGAAACTAGCATACCTTTTGCAGACATAATGACACGATTTCTAGATcggacaccatcttatatatcacattacgAAAAGCAGCAAAAAACTCGTTGTCCGTATCTTTCCCGAAAATGgtatactgaaatctcggattcaaataataagctgcagataaatttcatgACTGATTAAGTACACTTTTAcaagcataaaaaaaatattttaaaatattcttgaatCCGTGCTTACCGACTAGATATAAATCTCTActcatctgatagtcccaacgatactcaatgatgttaatgaattcttgagcatgtttcggatcattctcactgatctgtttctttgacctctccatcatgtaatataagaagTCCATCTGGGGATATCTTTCACTGTTCATGACgtgaagcacctcatataatggCTTAATAGCCTTCACTACCTTCTCAGTCTGCTGCcagaatgactgactcgtcaccaaATTCTCTACATGACTTTCATCGGtgccggccctcgcatatctgctctcctgccactcggcactaacaaacatctgacgtaagactgctttcttctgaagaagactatcaagtgctatgtagttgggtAGCAAATCGTGTGATACCTGATCTTAAGATCTTCCtccagtatacgtccgcatcaatgaaaaaatccatgtgtggttgtagatgaatctagtaatagtctggacaatctccactacctgctgtACCCTATGAATCTTCctaatatccatcaatataagattaatgcaatgtgcagcacatggggtccagtatatctatggtcgctgctccatcagcaactctccgacagccttatattgtggtccattatctgtgatgacctgcacgacatactgctcacccactgaatcaatcacctcttCCATCAGAgcaaggatatatgtggcattatgcatcttatctgaagcatcaattgatttgtgaaaaaatattttttcatcacagtatgtcaaaaaattaatgatgctccatcTAGTAGGAccggtccaaccatcacacatcactgtcagtcTGTATGTAGgtcatttatttttgtaaaaaataatccatctctgcagatcctccttgttgctgtcaagaagctgaccataaaTGTCCCTAGGTCCTGACGGATCTACACCCTGACCGACAGCCTATGACTGAAATAGTAGATCGGTAGTAAGGATTGACTGCTGCATTTGCTAGAATATGACTGAAATGAAACCATAATCTAATAGCTCACCACATatctttcttatcttttttcaccaGTGTCAATCTTCTGCTACTTTGAATCCTTACTgggcaaagcatgtggatccaaatcatggatgGTGGCTCCTGTTAGAATATCTTTGAAGGACCTTCTACTGCCAAAAGCTCCAAACAAAGAAGACATGCTGTGTCTGCTCTCTCTACCATTGGGCTATCTGACTGAGGTAGTCTTCCTGAACTCGAATTCTCCCCCACCGATCACTGATCAAGATCTTAATTCATAGCATGATGATCCAAATCGCGCTCTATACCGGACCATCTCCTCCTGTCGGTATTGATCAGTCAAGCTCGCCTGAATGACAGTCTCAATCGTGCCTCATCATCTGGAGTGAAAGCCTCCTCTGattctctagagtgataagaaagTGGCTCTAcagctcgacggtctacttcgacccttttctgctttgccctttcct
The DNA window shown above is from Elaeis guineensis isolate ETL-2024a chromosome 8, EG11, whole genome shotgun sequence and carries:
- the LOC140851115 gene encoding uncharacterized protein; translated protein: MFVSAEWQESRYARAGTDESHVENLVTSQSFWQQTEKVVKAIKPLYEVLHVMNSERYPQMDFLYYMMERSKKQISENDPKHAQEFINIIEYRWDYQMSRDLYLVAYYLNPRFQYTIFGKDTDNEFFAAFRNVIYKMVSDLEIVSLCLQKMKQFREGSDSFGVPSAVLNGGFILECLQNI